The genomic DNA CCCCACGCAGGTGACGGCGGAGGTTCCGAGAGCTTCGATGCCTCCCCTTGGCGCCTGGCGGGAAGGCTCTGGCGCGAGAGTCCTGATCCTGGAGAGGTTGCGCGGACAGAGGTTAGCAGGGACGCCCTGGGGGCGAGGCTCCCGACGCAGAGCGCCAAGGCCTCAATTCAGGCGGGCCGTGCCCGAAAGCCTCTGCCCCGGCACACGGCCAACAGCTCCGGCAAGGTCTCTACCAGCGCTGGCCCTGGCCTCACGGCTGGCCTTTGCCCGCCCTCCTGGCTCGGCCGCCACCAGAGggcgctcggcccgggcctctaGCCCGCCCAAGGGAAGGCCCGTTCTGGAGACCCCTCTTCCCAGGAAGCCAGGGTGTCCGGACGGCACGTGGCCTGGGAGCCAGGCCACCAGCCCCGGTCAGACGGGGTGGCCGGGGTCTCGGGGGGCGGCGCCAGTCCCTCCGGCCGAGGCTGGTCTCCGCCCTAAGGGCCCGCCGCGGTCGCACGCCTTCTTCTCTCGGGgacccccggggcggggggcacccCACCTACCGcaagcccctccccccgccccggcccggaGCGCTTCGGGGAGCCACGCCCATGCCGCGTCCCCCGCTGTCGTGCCCACGGAACAGATGTGCTCACCGAGTCCACCCCACCTCCCTCGCGCCCGGCTCCAGGCTGAGCCACGCGGTCCGTCCTTGGGGCCCCCCCAGCCCAAGGTCGCTGCGGGGTCGGGGGTGGGCGGCCCCGCCCCGTCAGAGCGCCGCGGGCCCCAGGAGGAGCTGGAGCTGCACGCTGGACGTGAACCGGCGGCTGGGCCGGCCCAGGCTGCAGTGCAGGGTGGTCCGGAAAGTGTTCCTGGCGCGCTTGGGGAAGATGATGGTGGTGCTGCGGAAGTGCAGGGCGCGGGGCCGCGGCTCCAGGGTCAGCTGGCTGCGGTAGTTGCGCCACGTGCAGTTGGGCGCCGCCACGATGGTCTCGCTGTAGGCCGTGACCGTGGGCACGGGCGCGTAGAAGACATTGTCCCGGAAGTGCCTCTCGGAGGCGTACTTGACCTCGGAGTTGCAGCTGGGGCGGGCGGGAGAGGCAGGGTGAGCCCGGGACGGGGGCGGGCCCATCACCCcgggccccccctccccaggccccccccccccccccccgcgcggtCCACGGCCGGGAGCTCCGTGAACCGGACCCTCCAACACCACCGGGCTCTTCCCAGATGTCGAGGCCACAGGccaaagaagggcagagggggctTGCCAGCTTGCAGAAAGGGCTGGAAAGAGGTGGGACCGCTCAGTGCAACAGGTGATCCCGATTGGATGCCGAGTTGGGCTAAAAGTATGCCCTAAGAGGACATTTGGGGACAATGGATGAAACGGGACtgtgcagggaggaggagggcggtGGGGTTCTGCCCTCGACCGTGCTGAGCTTGACGGCCTTCTGTCACTACGTGAGAGGATGTCCCTGTTCTTAGGAAGGGCACGGGGAGAGTTTGCAGATGTCCGGGCAAACGGGCCCGAATGCAAACCAGTGAATCCGTTTAACAGAGCACACGGGGGCTCCTTGTCCCCTCTCCGCAACTTTTCTGAAAGTTGGAAATGACATCAAAATAAGTTTCCCCCAAAGCAGCCTCAGCACCCCCTAGATGAGCGACCCCCCTCCCTACGAGTGACCAGCAGCCCCTGTCAGTGGCCCACAGCCCCTGCTTCCAGAATTCCCAGAACCAAACTGGAAGCAAAAGTCGCCCAAGGGTGGGGATTTTAAGCCtcgtcccccaccccacccctacagGTGATCGGCTCTCCTCGATCCTCACCGCACCCCCACAGataagcccccacccccaccacacccccacaGATGATAAGCCCCCCGTCCCCCACCGCACCCCCACAGATGATCAGTTCCAGAAGGGAACAAGGCAGCCCTCATCCACCCTCGAGGGGGCGGCTGAAAATCTCAGTTGGCATTTAAATAACGAGGGGAGAACAAACTGTAGAGTAGAGCCATCTGTCTCCTGCGACCACATCCagagctggaggggcaggaggcagggtctCCCTGGCTGGCCCAGGGTGACGTGGACAAATCCGTCTGAGAGTCCTGTGGCTATGCGGGTGAGACCCATGGTTCTGGAACGCTGAGAAGCCCTCTTAGGAGGGCAAATCCGTGGAGGAAAGCTCCCGGAGGGGTCACCTAACCCAGATGTCCTGCACGTGGGACACCCCTAAGCCACGTGCAGTGCAAGGACTCCTGAGTAGGCAAAGGAGAGCTTGGGTCCCAGGAACACAGAGGAAGCCCGCGTTCACGTGAGCCCTGGGGCAGCCTGCGCTGAAAAAGGGGTCCCACGttgcctgcgtggttcagtcacAGTTACCAGAAAAATCTGGCAGgacgggaggagggagggagggaggcacgtTGGGCGTGTGAGTGTTGGCCACGGTGCAAACATTCTGGAAGgttggattaaaataaaatcagccaGACTTGGGGAGAAGGGTGGTGGGGATGTGGCCGGATGCAGACCTGGGGcacaggggacagagaagggaccCTCGGGTCACAGTCTCTTAGAATCAGTTCATCTGTGGCCACGTACATGGTTTTGCCTCCTCAGGGAGCAGCGCTCAGAGTTGGGGGGAGCCTGCTGGGCCCGCAGGCTGGTCCCCGCACCCTAGACGGCACCTGCCacgcccccaccctgcccagcagCCCCACTCACCGGATCTCGTGCGTGGGCTCCGGGTGCACCTCAATGCTCTCCCCGAAGGACACGGGCAGCATCCGGGGCCTCATCTCGAGTGCTGGGGAACTCGGGGGCAGGGCCGGGGGCTGCGGGGAGAGCCACGGGCACGGGGTTACGCAGCCCTTTGGGACTGTGGCCTCAGCCCCCCACTGGGCACAAGGGGGCCGCCCCAGCCCTGGGTCAATCCAGAAGCCTGCCCTGTGGGGTCCCTGGCACGGCCCACGGCTCCCCACCCAccagcctgccccccaccctgccccggtTCCCAGACACCCACACGTAGGGATGTGGGAAGGGCCTCTTTCTGCAACCCCCAGCTCACACCACACGGGAGGGGTCTGAGCTCAGGGCCCCACAGGCTGCCCTCTGGTGACGCCGTAGCTGGGAGCTGGTGAGACGCTGAAACCGGGTGGTCCTCGCTCCTGACCCTGCCTAGCGCAGCCCGAGGCTGAGGGCAGCACCCGCCCCCTGCTCCCCGGGGCTGTGATACATCTGCTGGGAGGGACACGCAGGTGGGAACATCCTCAGGAAGTGGCTGAAACCTGACTCATAAAGGACCAGGAGCCGCTCCCCCTAGGACCTTCTAAGGTAGCTCACCGGTCCCCCCGGGGCTCGGCCACAACCTCAAGCCATACTTCACCCCATTCCTTAGGTCAGAGACGTTGGGACCCCGGCTGTGGGGGGGGCCTGGAGCCGGGGTCTGCACATGTCCGCACGCCAGCACtcagccctctctcctccctcgtTTACTTCCCAGCGTGGCCAGCGAGGCTCAAACACCAGCCCGGCCGTGAGCGAGCTGCAGCCCTCAGCCGTCCCCCTGTGTGCGGGCAGCCACGCTTCCCAGCcccctgtgggggaggggcgcacaCAGGTGCCTGTGACACGTGTCACCTCCGGGCCCGGGATGTCACGCCAGCGTGAGGGCCTCTGCGGCCAACCTTGCCTTCTGGCGGAAGGCTCGAGATGGAGGCCGTGTCGCCTGAGACCCCCCCAGTTCCTCTGAAAGGCAGACCACCGGGGTCTCGACATCACGGTCAGCCCGCGATGAACACGGAGGGACGGCCAGAAGGAAACCTCTGCCGTCTGGGTACCACTGCACATTCGGGgatgtttgttacacagcattaccCGGTGTAAGTAGCCCAGGCCGTGTAGCCGTCGTCCCCACGCCAGGCCACCCCCCGGCCCACGTCTGCTCTAACTCCACGGGCCCACGCCGAGCACTCGGTGAGCTCGGGCGGGGGACACAGCTGTGGGTCTTTCCTTCGGCTCACGTACTGAGCGCCTATGTGCTGTCCTGGGGTCCGCGCTGTGCTGCCACGGTGAACAGAGGATTCAGTGTCCTTGCTCCTATGGGGCTCGCCGCCTGGATCCTCCTCTAGTCTGCAAATGGTCCCCCAAGCAGGCTAACATCCCAACTGTGGTGAGGGCGGCAGTCACTGGGGCTCCGAGGGCCCCGGGAAGAGGGGGCGTTGACCATCGGGAGATCGAGAAGGGCTTCCCCGCAGAAGTGACCCCCCTGACATGGGATCTCAAGGATGAAGCGGAGTTGAACCCTGGCCCCACGGGTCGCGTGTCCTGGGACCCAGCCCCGCACAGCACCTGACACCAGCACACCTCCTGCCCGGCTCCGCCTGCTGGGACCCACcggggagggggacggggggaGCCGAGTCCCCCGGGTGCCCGTCCGTCGCTGCCCAGTCCCCGGCCCCTGCCGTGTCCCCTTTCCACCTGCACTCTGAACGGGCTCAGTCTTCAGAACTGACTCGCCTTCCTTTTCGCTCCAACGCCTGCGGGAGCCCCGCCCGAGGCGGGTCTGTCCTCGAAGCCTGGGGTCACGTGTAAATCGCGTGCCTACACCTGACCCACTCGGAGGGAGCTTTTCAGTGCCCCTCCTAAAACCCCCACGCTCTGGGGTCGCTGCTCTTGGGCTGCCCTGCCCGCGGCAGTGGCCGCTTAGCTGCATGGGGTGACCGCGGTTTAACCTGATGAAAAACCGGCAAATGACAAATCCCGTTCCTCGGTCGCCCTGGCTGCACAGGCACAGGCGGTCGTGGTCCGTTGCAGATCTAGAACATTCTCCCTACGGCAGGACGCTCTCTTGGACCATACCGTTCTAAAGGGTATTCGTTTACCTACTGTTTGGAGGGACCTCGTACACAGGAGTGAGGGCTCAGCCCGCAGGCCAGCCCCCGCCCCTACGGGGGACAAGACGGGACCGGCTTGAGATTTCCTGTTcccgtccccccccaccccaggtcctcCCGGCCCTCGCCTGGATGAGGATAAGTCACAGCGGCCGGCCGATGCTTTCTGAGCTCTGGGCGCTCTCCGTGCGTTCGCCCATCCACAGGAGAGCTACGTTGGACCCCCGTTTTATAGATGctgaaacagaggcccagagtgACGAACTTGCTCGAGGCCATacagccaggaagaggcagaatGAGGGTCCGAACCCTGGGGTCTGGCTCCACGGTCCACGATCTCCTGCTCCCGGGCTCTCTCTCACACCCGTGGGACTGGCACCGGGGCCCCAGGACCTGCCCTGTGACGACGCTCAGAGCAGGCTTTGCCCTTTGCACACAGGATCAGGGCACTTCCTGCCCGGGCCTCCGCCCGCGTATCCCTCGGCCACGCTCCCGCTGCCTCTGTGCCTCGGTTCGTGCTGCTTCCTGCGCTGGGAATGTCTTTCT from Prionailurus viverrinus isolate Anna chromosome D3, UM_Priviv_1.0, whole genome shotgun sequence includes the following:
- the RFLNA gene encoding refilin-A; translation: MVGHLHLQGMEESLKEKSREGLLDSPDSGLPPSPSPSPPFYSLAPGVPDARAGGAGAPSEPPGPGEAGAPPALPPSSPALEMRPRMLPVSFGESIEVHPEPTHEIRCNSEVKYASERHFRDNVFYAPVPTVTAYSETIVAAPNCTWRNYRSQLTLEPRPRALHFRSTTIIFPKRARNTFRTTLHCSLGRPSRRFTSSVQLQLLLGPAAL